AAACTTCCTCTATTATCTATACCAAGGACAGCCGTGCAATACGTTTTGTATGTAGACgcatgagtgtgtctgtgttcctgagggtttgttactgtgtgtttgttggtgacCTGTGCCCTGTGTTGTCTGTGCGCTGCGTTAGCCAGGTGAGCATTAGGCAACAGTGGaatggagggagaagagaggaaaggaaaagcAGGGCCGGGCCCTGGGCGTCTGTCTGCTCTCCAGGAGCAGCTGATCTGGGCTCTGCTAGGGTCTGGACTCTCCCGGGAGGTCCTCGTCCAAGCCCTGGGAGAACTGGAGCGAGAGAGGGTCACCCCTCATGCCGAGAAAGGGGACAGGGGGGATGGTGAGAGTTCTGAGGAGGGAGAAATGGATTTTCCGCCCCCCATATTCCAGGAGCTGGAGGCACTACCACCAGAGGAGGCAGCCAGACAGAGAGCTCTGGTTGACCAACTGCTACAGTAAGACCAGACCTCTACCTTTCGTCGTgttaacaacacagacaccaatCTGTCACTTCGATCAACCATTAATATTGACACACACCGCaacactgaggtagtcaaatcTCTTTGCTGCGCTATTAATCGTGTACGCAGGCTGAACTTGTTGCTTTTTCAAAGCAATGTCCAAGTCTTTCAAATTCTTACAGAACACATTTTAGATTATTCTATTCCGTTTTCCATTCTCTACCTTTTTCTGATCTTCTTCCACCAAGAAAAGGCTCCGACGAGTACAAACAAGTGACACTTTTACCTGACTTTAACTccttttctggatctttttcaAAGTGTGTCCCACTGTCCCCCTTCCCTCGTTCTCttgctccctctccctctttgtgAGAACTCTCTCGGCCTCTGAGGTGAATTTAAAGGAGGGTTCCTCCTTTCCTGGTTACTAATTACCCAGGCCATCATTATTCTCTGGCCATTTCTATCTTCTTAATGAATGAACTACATGCATGGGTTAAGATTAACAGACATGCTGTTTGTTGtgtactgtgtctgtgtgtgtgtgtgtgtgtgtgtgtgggcgtgtgtgtgttttgtgtgtgttttgtgctgtgtctgtgtgtgtgtgtgtgtgtgtgctggaacAGGTCTCAGTCAATGTTTTCCAAAACTTGAagtgaaaaacattatttcatgtTTAACCTACCTGAAACTATGAACAATATTTCAAGATGTTAGTTCTGTACTGCtcattgttctgttctgtaCAGTTTAAAGTTGGCCATATTACATCACCTAGCGAACAAAGACACTTAACCAACCAGGCCCAAGTCTCACAATGAACCAAACATAGACAAAGCTATGTTAATACACATAAAACCTACATTATGTACTACTGAGAACCTTTAAGGTTTGTGTGGCAGCCAGTCTTATATCCACTTTTCTATACACACTCTTTATGGGTATTATTTCCAGTGACCAGAGAGAGCTGGACTTTGCACTGCTGTGCTTCCCCTTATCTGTTATTGTCAACATagctctttcgctctctctgcACCTCCatctgtgtgttctgtgtgtgtgtgtctgtgtgtgtgtgtgtgtgctatagGGAGGATCCATGGCGCGTGGCTAAACTGGTGAAGAGCTACATGCAGCAGCACAACCTCCCCCAGAGGGAGGTGGTGGAGTCCACTGGCCTCAACCAGTCACATCTCTCCCAGCATCTCAACAAAGGCACACCCATGAAGAACCAGAAAAGGGCTGCTCTGTACAGCTGGTATGTCAGGAAGCAGGGAGAGATTAGCCAGCGTGAGTATTTGACCAGCTCATGAGTTGACGCTGCCTGTCCTTCACTGCAGTATGGCCTTGACTATAGAAATCTACTATGTGATTCTGAGCCTGAAGAGCTCTTGCACATGATTATATCTAGCTGTCCTTTATGAGACCGTATGTAATACTACCTGTCAGCTGTACAACTGTGGGGGAGTCAAATAGACtgtaaacatgtacagtaaCATACAATGCTGTCTTCCTTAATGTTCCATAGAGAAACACCCAACATCCCAGAATGAGTCCTATTtgaccccccacacacaaaccaacacccacaaatgtttttttctttcattgggaTAACCTGAAACTCAGAAATCCATGTTTACCATACCCAAGCAATACatttaacccttaccctaacataaaatatttaacattttgccTAAACTGTAACCTAGCCTGAACgcttaaccctaaacataactgGTAAAGCCtgaacctaaaagtaaccccaacTTCAACATTGCCCAATTGGATGTTTTACCCTTTGGGTCATCACACGTACAATACATAGTGtatagacctggatcacacacacacacacacacacacacacacacacacacacgcctataTTGTTTCCCtaaccttgtggggaccagaaatccatgttccctaaccTTAGCTTACCCTAGCTTTTTTCCTTGTTGGGACTTTTTCTCAATACTACTGATTCTAACACAGTGATACCATGTAAAATACAATGGATAAATATCCCCAAATTGTACAAATATGTTCCTTTCCAATGCAGAGTTCACTAATGCCAGACATGGTTTGGGGTCAGGAGAAGAGCCAGGAGAGGATGCCAGGAAAGGACGGAGGAACAGGTTCAAATGGGGACCTGCCTCCCAGCAAATCCTTTTCCATGCCTATGAACGACAGAAGAACCCAagcaaagaagagagagagggattagTGGAGGAGTGTAACAGGTGATATGAAGAAGGGAGTACAAATACAAAGTTAAGGAAACATTCCCAGAATGCAATGGAGTAGCTGTCATTGTAGTTGTGAGTACTCCTATAAAGGGTCAATCTGGAGTTTCCACATACATTTCTGAGACCTATATATTAATCATACTGATCCATGGAATCAAGACTATGGGCTTATTTCCACTGACCAGATTTTTTCATCCAGGATTTGGTTTAATCTGTGTCAGCGAAACTGATCCtataatttataaataattaatgagCTTAGTTTAGCTGTTGAAACAATCATTTGACAGCTTCAAACATAATCCAAAGATGTTGATATCCCAGATTGTCCAACCTTGCATCCATAGTTCTGTCTATGAATTTCGTAGTATTTACATTTCTCTAGCCCCATCCCACAGCTTTTGAAAGTAACAGAGGGCAGGGAGTTGgctttgtcattgttttaactGCTGATTCCCACTTTAAACATATTCTTCTGGCCCTCGGGCCTCGCTGGCTCTCCCTTAGGGCTGAGTGTCTCCAGAGAGGTGTGTCTCCATCCCAGCTGGCTGGCCTGGGCTCTAACCTAGTGACAGAGGTACGAGTGTACAACTGGTTCGCTAACCGCCGCAAGGAGGAGGCCTTCCGCCATAAGCTGGCTCTCGATACGCCTTACACAAGCCAATCAGCAAGCTCCACCAACCACACACTCTCACATAGCCCTGTGCAAGGTAACACTATCACCCAAATGAATACAACGATTATTTCAAGGGAGCAACACTGCCTTCTCCTCAAGAAAAGGTTGATCAAAGCATTTCTTCCTCTTCAGGAATGAAGTACAGCCAGCAAATCATATGTGACAGTATGGAATCAGTCAGGGGTCAAAATGGAGACCGAGGCTTGGAAAGGCGCATGGCCAGCCCCATCCAACTGGAGCCCAGCCACACACTCCTGGAAACAAACCATCACAAACCAGTGAGATCACCATTATATAATAACCACATCTCACACAGGCACATGTTATCCCAAATACACAGGATCACAAACCAGTGAGCAACCATCGTTCTACATCATAACAGGTCACTGCCATCACAAACCACAATATGTCATCAAGAGACTGATAAACACCTAAGCAATAGAGAGTCAATTGACAAGCCATATCGTATCAAACAAGTAATCCTGTCACCATAAACGTTTAAGTATAAAGGCCTCTAACCCCGCACAATAATCTACATGTGGTGCTCTCTTAGCTACCAACCACATTCTTCCCCTTTCAGGTATCAGGAGGGGGCTCACTGCCTCCAGTAAGCACCCTGACCTCACTGCacagtctgtctgcctctcctgCTCCGCCCCAGGGTCTCATCATGGCCTCCCTGCCCAGCGTCATGAGTCTGGGGGAGTCCTCTCTCCTCATAGGTAACACAGTAGCTCTGTGGACCATTATCAACAAACTGTCACCTCAACATATATCCACAACAGTAGTACATCATTTCCTCTTCAAGTAATGATATGAAACATGGTGTTGGAGTAACTGACAATTCCAAAGCAGCGTGGCATAGCCTGATCCACGTTTCCCTGGTCGACAGGTCAAACTGTACCTGTCATCAACAACATGGGAGGCGGGTTCACCACACTTCAGCCAATCTCTTTCCAGCAGCAGCTTCAGTCCTCGTCCCAGCAGCAACTCACACAGCAGTTCCAGAGCCATATGGGCCACCACAGTCCTTTCATGGCCACCATGACACAGCTCCCTTGTCACAGTAAGACCAAGGGGTACTGGGTTTTTACATGTGGAAACAAAGTCAAGACCTATGTAATTATTGGGAAAGTGAAgccttttttcttgttttggctCTATGCTGAGAAGCTTTGAACttgaaatcaaacaataacTATTAAGTATTTTTTACTGAGATTTTCAGCAAATGAAATCCGTGTTCAATTGGAATTAAATCTGGAGATTGACCAGGCCAGCAATaatgttcttgttttcagaCATGAAATACTTGCTTGTTGTTATGGCAGCATGTTTTGGGTCAATGTCTGGCTGTATGATGAAGCGCTATCCAAAGTTTGGAGTTTGGAGGCACTGGCTTGTTCTTCAGCAggcaagatgtttctgtaaatgTCAGAATTCATTCTGTTGCCACTGTCATTTTTTGTAAAATGAAGGTTATTTAGATTTGTCAGCCTCACAAGGGCTTTCTAAACTTTCACTGACACTTCAATATACCTCATAGGAAATTATAGAGCCCAGAATCAAGACTTGGCATTGATACTGATCTAACTGCCTGCACAAATAACATGACAAAACAACTTATTAACCAGAAACACTTGTCAAGACAATTGTTCCAATATCTTTGGTGTCCAAAAATATAACAATCGTACAAGAAGTGTAgactaaaaatgtaaaaaaaagtattctataACCTCATAGCAActgtttgattttaaataaagtattttgcagTTTAAAGCCAAAAAGGACAAACATATTTGAGGACTCTGTATGTGAGAAAAGGAATAAGTGAGAACATCATAACAGAACTACTAAAACTATAGAGGGCTTCCTAAAGTATCTCAACGCCTTGTTCCAATTTCTCTATTGCAGTGTACAGCAAGTCTGATATGCCCCCCTACCCCTCATCCAGCCTCTTGTCCCAAGCCATTGTCATCACTGACAGCAGCAGCCTGGGAACACTGACCAATCTAACGGCAGTCAGACAGGTATTTTGAATCCAAACCTTCAGTGTTATGAAAGTCCACTAAATAAAAACTATAGACAACTTCTGATCATAAAGTAGTCTTAAATGGGCCTTTTTACTGTTGAGTTTTGTTACAGATACAATTGCTTGTCACATTTTGCTAAGACATCACTTGCcaatgtgaaaatgtgtctaaGCATGTTATAAAAtgctctaaaacactccaaaccatAGACGTGCTAATCTTCTCTTTAATGTTCTCTAACAATCATCATAGGTGTCGCCTAAAGTCTACCGATTGCAATGATCTATAATATTATATtctgttttgtgtaaaaaaagGTGACAGGTAACCTGCTCTCACAGTAGAAATGCATTATGTCCAGCAGAGGAACATAATATACAGTTACATGAAAGTCAAGGTTTACTAGCTAAGGATTGGAATTATTATTAATGTGGGTTGAATCTGTCTTTTGCATTGATTAGATTCTGACCACAGACCCGGAGGAGCAGACCGACCAGCCCATACAGGCAGACTCCTTACACCTACAGTCCCCTTCACCTGTGCCAGGTAAATATATGGCTTGAGGTGCAGAATATGTCACTGAAGATGAAGGGGTCTGACACTACAAAGGACACTCAAAACATAAAAAGCTTTTAAGCACGTAACTTCCTTTAGGATAGACAGCGGTAAATATTAACTACTGCATTACAGTAGCCGCCATTGTAATTAGGGCATTTAAATGCATGGTTGAATTGTTAGTATAAAAACAGGAAACTAATATTTCATCTGCCTTTTTTCTAGTTTCCTCTGGTTCCATAGAGCTGTATCCTCCATCTCAGACGAGTGAAACCCATCcatctcacctcctctcctctttgccAGCAGACATCAGCTCCTACATACCTGCACAGATGGTTTCAACTGCACAGTAGCAACAGAACGTAACCCATAGGTGACAGGGACTCAAGTATTATTTGAGAAGGTCTGGTCACAAAGATTTTGCATGGCAGTCATCTTAATAAATAGTACCTCAAACATGGAATCCAAAAAAGATTTCAACTGTTTATATCTGTTTATACCTACAGTAGTGGCATTGATAATATTTTGCAGCTATCAGGGCTATCACCTTGCAATGCTGCACCATTTGCCTTGTCTTTTGTGTGTTCATATGACATGAGTGGGCAAATCCTGACTGATGTCCCCCCACAAACAATTTTACTCTGCCGTAATGACCCGGTTCTGGGTTTAGATCCAGCCTACGGTCTGCCGGTTAAGGCACAATTTAATGTGAAGGCATGGGTGTAAATTGGGGTGTAACAACATATGTTATTACAAGTAGAAAACGGTATGAAGTTACTAGCCTTGTTATTTGAAGAAGCCATCCATTACAGAAAACAGTGTAATCCCTTTTCTACCAATACTACTTATTTTGTGGGGTTTTGTGAAGGATAAACCATTTAGGTTGGAATAATCAGGTATTTTGATGATGAAAGTATCAAACTTTGTATGCTACTACATTACTAGATACTTTAAGGAACATTTTGAAGATTGGAATCAGTCTGCAGAGGCTGGCAGTCAGCAAGTGCagccattttaaaataatgcaCTTCAGATTTCCTGTTAGAAGAAAATaggtacattttttaaaaacaatattaaaatgacTATGTAATGTTATCTATCCACTAAATAAAAACTATAGACAACTTCTGATCATAAAGTAGTCTTAAATGGGCCTTTTTACTGTTGAGTTTTGTTACAGATACAATTGCTTGTCACATTTTGCTAAGACATCACTTGCcaatgtgaaaatgtgtctaaGCATGTTATAAAAtgctctaaaacactccaaaccatAGACATGCTAATCTTCTCTTTAATGTTTTCTAACAATCATCATAGGTGTCGCCTAAAGTCTACCGATTGCAATGATCTATAATATTATATTCTGTTTTGTGTAAAGAAAAAAGGTGACAGGTAACCTGCTCTCACAGTAGAAATGCATTATGTCCAGCAGAGGAACAGGTCCCCCATTTTATTAGACCTTTCACTTCTCTATGCAAAGGGATTGAACGTCTAAATAAAGATTTCTTGCTATAGTGCTATTGTAGATTTAATAACGTTCTTATTCCCTAAAAGActagtttttcaaaataaccaGCAACCATGAACATTGGTTCTAATTGTCCATCATTCACATGATTTTATGCTGGCTTCAGATGCTTTTCAGGAATAGCAAATTTGGAACAATTTGTCACTAATAAGATTTTAGCTAGCTTGACAGTTCAGTTAATAATTAAGTTACCTAGCTTGCTTAACATTGACAATGTTCAAAATTGCTACAGTATCAATCTTGATGAGGTTTCAGAATATTTTGGTGAAAAGTTAAAAGGTCAAGTTTCCAACTTGTCATTCCAACATGAAAGGGTCATTTAAGTTAGATATTCCACTGGGGAAACAGGAGGTTTAAATACTTCTAAAAGCATTTGGATATGGCAATAAATAAGGCTATATACAGCCCAGTGATAACTTTAAATGTCTGAGGTTTTTGCATAAATGGGGAGGAAATGCTGTCTAATATACTGACAGATTGTGGATGATTGCGACTTGGCTGTAAATATTTCCTGTAGCAAACTCTTCATAAGCCTTAGGAATGAAAAAAGGTTTCTTCTGAAATAAGTGGTATTCTATCATTTAGGTAGAGAGATATAATGAAATGTTGAATTTGGAAATTTTGGAATTTGCCATTTGGTGATTTTAGTATTAAAGGTACACTGAGTATCCTCTCTTTACCCTTTACACAAACTCCTCCCATTCCCTTATCAAAATAGACTGACAAAGTATTAGCTAGTTCATGGTGGTTTTGTGGATCTTTTGGTTTTAGAAAATTAAATCAAAGTACTTCTGATGGCTGACCAAGTAAATGAAGattaataaattacatattaaaatatgcatctatcaatatagttgacgatatatttataactgacttttttgttaagAGAAAAgtcaagagaatcgtgtaggcagcgaagtgtttgtcttccaccagaactgttttattttaggcttcctattacgtaacTACATAAAGTAAATAGGCAGCGAAATTTTTGCCTGCACCAAACCTAAGGAATCATGTGCGTCGGCTGTTACAGGAGTCGAACATGGAACTCTTATTTCGTAGCCCGTCTCTAACTACTacaccaggggtgtcaaaccggttccacagagggccgagtgtctgcaggtttttggtttttcctataaattggttcccagttcagacctacacaaccaggtgagggtagaaacgaaccaattagtgacctaattaatcaatcaagaacaaggtgagagcaaaaatcttcagacactcggccctccgtggaaccggtttgacacctctgcactacactatttaacaagagttaATCAGTCAGGGACGGACGgattcagtaagagacattcactcttctaagCCAGCTCTGCTTACGCAGTCCAGCAGAAATCTAGTGCAGGCTTTCTAATCACATATAGTAGTAATTTGAAGTCACAGTCATCTTTACAACAATAAGCTACTTGTTTGATGTTTCATTATAGACATTTAAAAGttaatatgcatttttttatataaaattgtTAGTAAGtaacatgtttgaaaatcacTGCTGCTTATAATGTTTGTGTCTTCATTACAAATATATTGTGCCATACTTAAAAACAACTGTAACATCCTCATTAAGGTATTTTATAATCAAAAGTGTAGTCTATATTAGTTGTGGGTTGTCATTTAGTGGTAGATAACCTAATAAAGTAATTTCAAATTATCCTTAAAGGGTAGGAAGCACAGCCATGTAATACATTGATTGGCAGGAGTATTCACATAAAATCCAACAGAAGGCAGAAGACTGATCAGGGTATGCTGGAAAGGTTTCCTGAGGAGTGGGGTGTCATAAATCAGCATGCAAGATTGTAATCCAACTAGCCTGCTAGataaacatttaacattagcactgtactgtatgtctcaGGTCAAATTTATATGTGGGAAAAGTGTATCCAAGAACTAAAAAATATACACTGCCTGGCCCAAAGAAAGTTGCACACTAATATATTGTTGGACCGCCATTAGCTATGATGGAAAGTCAGTGCAGGGCTTTTGACAATTAACCATGTCACTGTTGTAGCTGGGTGGCATCAGTCCCCTCAAATGCAGCACGAGGCGCATCAGGCTGCATATGCACTCCATCCCTGATGTGTAGTTCAGGATGATGTTAGCATACCAGTAAATGAAGAGAAGCAGAGAGCAGGAACATCTCTGGGTGAAGGTGCATGTAACCCCTGTGCAACATTTTAACATAGGCCCAAATTCTGTCTACCTGACATTGCACATTCACAACTTTTAACCAGGGAGtatcaatttaattgaaaactgCTTTTGGTTTATATCGTGCTGTTCCAGTGTCTTCCCAAACACTATAACATCATCCAAGCAGAACTGGATTCTTGGTAAATCTTTTATGATGCTTTCAACACACGTTGAAAGTGGCCTGGCCTTTAGGAAAGACCcatcaaactcaactctggagctcaaagccagttccacctctttcattgcaaccctctaatcagggacttatttagacttGGGACACCAGgttggtgcaattaatgatgagatagaacagaaaaccatcagGCACTGGACCTTGTAGTGTAAGAGTTGAGTACCCCTGAGCTAGACCATAAAGGACCTGTTTGTATCTAAAAAGGCCATTGTGTTTGATAAATTAGGTTACTCCTGTCTTTGTGGAGCAGAACGTGGTGGTATGCATTCTATAAATCAAGGGTGGAGATGCAGAAGAAAGTCTTTGTAACTGCAGGTCCCAAAAAAAATCTGGGTGCGCAAACTTTATTGTATTGGTTTGAACTCCGGAGGAAATGTTGTGAAGTCCTTCACACAGCGCAACATCTTGCCATCATACCAGCTGCCTTCCAAGTGTAGTTAAACATTGCAGAATCAAGCTGTGTGATATACAAGCCCACTACAACATTTTCTTTAGCAAATTACCCTGCAGCTTGCAGTCAGTTACATAAATCAAATTTCCCTCATAACCAACTAGCCTCATCAATGTTTGAACAACAAAGCATTGGGCAACAGTGTCATGCAATGAATAATGGATAACTGAAACCACAGAGGCAATATTCTACATTATATCCACCCAACATGCAATCTGCAATGTGCACATTATTTCATCATTAGTGCACACCTGAGTGCTCATGTAACAGTCCCTTCAGGAACATTCGCCAATATTCTCAAACAAAGGATTCATGCTGGCTGGATTCTTTGAGTATTGGATAGGGAATACCCAGCGCATCTTATCACCGGGATGAAGTCTAATATTGGATATGGAATACCCAGCGAATCTTAACACGGGATGAAGTCTAATATTGGATAGGGAATACTCAGCGAATCTTATCACAGGATGAAGTCCAATATTGGATATGGAACACCCAGTGAATCTTATCACGGGATGAAGTCTAATATTGGATAGGGAATACCCAGTGAATCTTATCACGGGATGAAGTCTAATATTGCGGATAATTGGGTGGCCAAAAACAAGGTTTGGAATGTGTGGGCTTCAGGTGTAAACCTGCTGTTGCTCAAACCCTAAGATAATCCTGGCTGATTCCTAACAGTTTTCCAGTCCTGCTGGGGATTTAACACTACTAATCCAGCTACCAACCCGAGCACCTTGTTGAAACCACATCTGTGACACCTTCTCTACACTGAGCTCAAGGCAGATAACAGGTACTCTAACTCTCCTATTGTCACAATAGGAAGATAGTTCTGCTTTCGGGTTAACCACAGCATCTTATGGAAGCATAATACTACAAATGTTAGGCTGCTGGGACTCCATCAGCTCCATTAATGTACAGATAGTGTCCTTTTGTGAAACAAAAAGTACATGAAACATATCTACAATAAATGCACACCCAACATATCCTCAGTGTAATCTGATTTCTTTATAAAACATGGCATAGCACAGATATTGCCTTGGGCAGAGAAAGGTGTAATGAGATTTGGTGGAAGGCTTATTAAACATTTTGGCAATGCATTCCAGGAAAACAAGAAATATAAAACAGTACAAATTGCTGTGATTTTccaaaaaaataacactgtaTGAACTGCCATGTAAGAACAAATGCAAataagtatgtgtgtgagtatatatataGTAACAGGACACCAGTCCACCATAATAAGAGCATTGCATCAAACTGGCCCATATGGAAGGGTTCCAGtgttttacattataatatcaaaATAAACCACATTTTAATTCTGTAATATGAAAAGTGTATAGTCCAGAAAGCTTTCAGCGCTTTTCTACATTCTCTTCTACCCTTTAATCTGAgactttttgtttctttttcttcttggcCTTCCGGGGTTGACTGTCCTCTGGCCTTTTCTGATCCTCTGTTTTCGCATCAGTAGAGGATTCTCCACCGTTCTTTACCACCCCACAGTCCCCCTGGGACGTTTTCcgcctcttctttttctttgggGCAGGGCTGACGTTGCTgtcctgtctttctgcctcctCTGCTTTGCCCcggtcttttttctttttcttctttattttcttcGAGGCGGGTGGCTctgagagggagggaacaaCTGCCAGTGGGAGAGCTGATGCCACGAGGTCTGTGACTGACACCGCCGCCTCTCTAAGTCGCACCTCCATCTCACTGTCACTGTCACTGCATGCAGAAACAACAGGTAAACCCTTTACAACAGGTTCATAAAATAGGAGAGATTTCAAACACGACTTGCTATTGTATAAGAATTTCTGCCTGGAAGTGATAATAGGTTTTTCTTCCCCCTCTGGCCTACTTTGAAAAAGTTcaacagtaataataaaaaaatgtgtacagttatttaaataaaactaacAAGATACACATAAGTATCCAGTATAAAGGTGAGCTATTGAGGAGAGACACTATTCTAGCAATCCAATAACAAATGTATATCTCCTCAACCACTATAAAGTGTCAGGGTCACAAAGTAAAACGGATGACGGAGAGAGGTTTTGAAACAATCCTTTTAAGTTTGAAAAAAACACCACATAAACAAGCATCACCTTGAGCTGGGAACAGGCCTCTGTCTGAGAGGAGGAGGTTGTTCAATGGACAATGCTCCTGGGATGGATGTAGTGAAAAGCCGGAAACCTTCAAAACCAGAACATAACATCAAAACCCTTCCAGCCTCATGTTTTGTACTCCAGCAATTTGGATTTCAAATTAGGTTAAACAGGTTGACTGTCCATTTTAATTTTAGGATTTTTTCATCCATATACAGTAGAGAGATGAGAAATAAAAGGCGCAGCACAAGACTAGTCTATCAAACCAGTCAAAACGTGACTATTTTGTCCCATATCCCTCATATTGTGACATATCCTAAATTTACTGTATACAAAAAAATGTGTAGTGGCACAGGCTTGATGTAGTCATTGCATGCTAGGAATATCAGACCAAACTTTCACCAATCAGACTCCAATTTGACAACTTCATAGTCATTGTACAccgctcaaaaaaatgaaggaaacattttatcatcacagtatgacaccaagtccattaaacttcagggatatcaatctgtccagt
This portion of the Esox lucius isolate fEsoLuc1 chromosome 13, fEsoLuc1.pri, whole genome shotgun sequence genome encodes:
- the hnf1a gene encoding hepatocyte nuclear factor 1-alpha isoform X2, with the protein product MEGEERKGKAGPGPGRLSALQEQLIWALLGSGLSREVLVQALGELERERVTPHAEKGDRGDGESSEEGEMDFPPPIFQELEALPPEEAARQRALVDQLLQEDPWRVAKLVKSYMQQHNLPQREVVESTGLNQSHLSQHLNKGTPMKNQKRAALYSWYVRKQGEISQQFTNARHGLGSGEEPGEDARKGRRNRFKWGPASQQILFHAYERQKNPSKEEREGLVEECNRAECLQRGVSPSQLAGLGSNLVTEVRVYNWFANRRKEEAFRHKLALDTPYTSQSASSTNHTLSHSPVQGMKYSQQIICDSMESVRGQNGDRGLERRMASPIQLEPSHTLLETNHHKPVSGGGSLPPVSTLTSLHSLSASPAPPQGLIMASLPSVMSLGESSLLIGQTVPVINNMGGGFTTLQPISFQQQLQSSSQQQLTQQFQSHMGHHSPFMATMTQLPCHMYSKSDMPPYPSSSLLSQAIVITDSSSLGTLTNLTAVRQILTTDPEEQTDQPIQADSLHLQSPSPVPVSSGSIELYPPSQTSETHPSHLLSSLPADISSYIPAQMVSTAQ
- the hnf1a gene encoding hepatocyte nuclear factor 1-alpha isoform X1, whose product is MEGEERKGKAGPGPGRLSALQEQLIWALLGSGLSREVLVQALGELERERVTPHAEKGDRGDGESSEEGEMDFPPPIFQELEALPPEEAARQRALVDQLLQEDPWRVAKLVKSYMQQHNLPQREVVESTGLNQSHLSQHLNKGTPMKNQKRAALYSWYVRKQGEISQQFTNARHGLGSGEEPGEDARKGRRNRFKWGPASQQILFHAYERQKNPSKEEREGLVEECNRAECLQRGVSPSQLAGLGSNLVTEVRVYNWFANRRKEEAFRHKLALDTPYTSQSASSTNHTLSHSPVQGMKYSQQIICDSMESVRGQNGDRGLERRMASPIQLEPSHTLLETNHHKPLPTTFFPFQVSGGGSLPPVSTLTSLHSLSASPAPPQGLIMASLPSVMSLGESSLLIGQTVPVINNMGGGFTTLQPISFQQQLQSSSQQQLTQQFQSHMGHHSPFMATMTQLPCHMYSKSDMPPYPSSSLLSQAIVITDSSSLGTLTNLTAVRQILTTDPEEQTDQPIQADSLHLQSPSPVPVSSGSIELYPPSQTSETHPSHLLSSLPADISSYIPAQMVSTAQ
- the c13h12orf43 gene encoding protein CUSTOS; the protein is MSAPIGTTVEDSSSEDDLERFKEATWSFPTCGNNDVGNKLSRRVSVSKHEHDGNELQTTPEFRLHVAKKLGAILDSCISVIPAETSKPPPCTESTKCEDEEGFRLFTTSIPGALSIEQPPPLRQRPVPSSSDSDSEMEVRLREAAVSVTDLVASALPLAVVPSLSEPPASKKIKKKKKKDRGKAEEAERQDSNVSPAPKKKKRRKTSQGDCGVVKNGGESSTDAKTEDQKRPEDSQPRKAKKKKKQKVSD